One genomic window of Ctenopharyngodon idella isolate HZGC_01 chromosome 18, HZGC01, whole genome shotgun sequence includes the following:
- the LOC127500040 gene encoding cytochrome P450 1A1 encodes MPLTVLPLLGPISVSESLVAIITICVVYLLMRLMRTKIPEGLQKLPGPKPLPIIGNVLEVGSNPHLSLTAMSKCYGPVFQVQIGMRPVVVLSRNDVIRQALLKQGDEFSGRPDLYSTRFISNGKSLAFSTDQVGVWSARRKLALSALRTFSTVPSSEYSCALEEHISKEGLYLIERLHTVMKADGSFDPFRHIVVSVANVICGICFGRRYSHDDDELVGLVNLSDEFGKIVGSGNPADFIPFLRILPSTTMKKFVAINARFSKLVQKIVNEHYDSFDKNNIRDITDSLIEHCEDRKLDENSNVQVSDEKIVGIVNDLFGAGFDTISTALSWAVVYLVAYPEIQERLQRELNEKIGMDRTPRLSDRTNLPYLEAFILEIFRHSSFLPFTIPHCTSKDTSLNGYFIPKDTCVFVNQWQVNHDPELWKDPSSFNPDRFLTADGTDLNKIEGEKVLVFGLGKRRCIGESIGRAEVFLFLAILLQRLKFSGKPGEMLDMTPEYGLTMKHKRCLLRVTPQPGFELCSYTS; translated from the exons ATGCCTCTAACGGTTCTTCCCCTGTTGGGCCCGATCTCTGTGTCCGAGAGCCTGGTGGCCATCATCACCATATGTGTGGTGTATCTGCTCATGCGCCTCATGCGCACGAAGATTCCCGAGGGGCTCCAGAAGCTGCCGGGGCCGAAGCCTCTTCCAATCATCGGGAATGTGCTGGAGGTGGGAAGCAACCCTCATCTGAGCCTGACCGCCATGAGTAAGTGCTACGGCCCCGTCTTCCAGGTCCAGATCGGCATGCGTCCCGTGGTGGTGCTCAGCAGAAATGACGTGATCCGTCAGGCTCTACTCAAACAGGGCGATGAGTTCTCCGGGCGTCCGGATCTGTACAGCACAAGGTTCATCAGCAATGGCAAGAGTCTGGCCTTCAGCACGGATCAGGTGGGAGTGTGGAGCGCCCGGCGGAAGCTGGCCCTGAGCGCCCTGCGGACCTTCTCTACGGTGCCGAGCTCCGAGTATTCCTGCGCTCTCGAGGAGCACATCAGCAAAGAGGGGCTCTATCTGATCGAGCGTCTTCACACCGTCATGAAGGCCGACGGGAGCTTCGACCCTTTCCGCCACATTGTGGTGTCCGTGGCCAACGTGATCTGCGGAATATGCTTCGGCCGGCGCTACAGCCACGACGACGACGAGCTGGTGGGATTGGTCAACCTGAGCGACGAGTTCGGGAAGATCGTGGGAAGTGGAAACCCTGCGGACTTCATCCCTTTCCTGCGCATCCTTCCCAGCACAACAATGAAGAAGTTTGTGGCCATCAACGCTCGCTTCAGCAAATTAGTGCAGAAGATCGTCAACGAACATTATGACTCCTTCGACAAG AACAACATTCGTGACATCACTGATTCCCTCATCGAACACTGTGAAGACCGCAAGCTGGACGAGAACTCAAACGTCCAAGTGTCCGATGAGAAGATTGTGGGGATCGTCAATGACCTCTTCGGAGCGG GTTTCGACACCATCAGCACGGCTCTGTCCTGGGCTGTCGTCTATCTAGTGGCCTACCCTGAGATCCAGGAGCGACTGCAGAGAGAGCTGA ATGAAAAGATCGGAATGGATCGTACGCCGCGTTTGTCCGACAGAACGAACCTGCCGTACCTCGAGGCCTTCATCCTGGAGATCTTCCGTCATTCCTCGTTCCTTCCGTTCACCATTCCTCACTG TACGTCTAAAGACACGTCGCTCAATGGATATTTCATTCCCAAAGACACCTGTGTGTTCGTAAACCAGTGGCAGGTCAACCATGACCC GGAACTGTGGAAAGATCCGTCAAGCTTCAACCCAGACCGGTTCCTCACCGCGGACGGTACGGACCTCAACAAGATAGAAGGAGAGAAGGTGCTGGTGTTCGGCCTGGGGAAGCGGCGCTGCATCGGAGAGTCCATCGGACGAGCCGAGGTCTTCCTGTTCCTGGCCATCCTGCTCCAGAGGTTAAAGTTCAGCGGGAAGCCCGGAGAAATGCTGGACATGACGCCGGAGTACGGGCTGACCATGAAGCACAAGCGCTGTCTGCTGCGGGTCACACCGCAACCCGGCTTCGAGCTCTGCAGTTACACGTCATGA